One part of the Olleya sp. YS genome encodes these proteins:
- a CDS encoding 4'-phosphopantetheinyl transferase family protein has protein sequence MPLYKTITVNSQTTVKIWKIDESYDDLIQPLNLKPESLTRVLGMKSQLHQRGFLSVRHLLRSFGYTDQDLYYDDNGKPHLKDGKHISITHSFTFSGVIISNKEVGIDIEMQRDKIAIIAKKFVEYEFEYLDKSASDYINKLTVIWGIKESLYKLFATPGMLFREHFLVIPFTFEEDETICWIDYKGLKKRYTANYLEFDGFTCAYVIE, from the coding sequence ATGCCTCTCTATAAAACCATTACCGTAAACTCACAAACTACTGTTAAAATCTGGAAGATTGATGAGTCTTACGATGATTTAATACAACCATTAAATTTAAAACCAGAAAGTTTAACACGTGTTTTAGGTATGAAAAGCCAATTACACCAACGTGGGTTTTTAAGTGTACGACATTTACTAAGAAGTTTTGGATATACAGATCAAGATTTATATTATGATGATAACGGAAAACCACATTTAAAAGATGGTAAACACATTTCGATAACACATAGTTTTACATTTTCAGGTGTTATTATTAGTAATAAAGAAGTTGGTATTGATATCGAAATGCAACGCGATAAAATTGCAATTATTGCTAAGAAATTTGTCGAGTATGAATTTGAGTATTTAGATAAAAGCGCTTCAGATTATATTAATAAATTAACTGTAATTTGGGGAATTAAAGAATCATTATACAAGCTATTTGCAACACCTGGAATGTTATTTAGAGAACACTTTTTAGTGATTCCTTTTACATTTGAAGAGGATGAAACTATTTGTTGGATTGATTACAAAGGATTAAAAAAGAGGTACACTGCCAATTATTTGGAATTTGATGGCTTTACTTGTGCTTATGTTATAGAATAA